A part of Solenopsis invicta isolate M01_SB chromosome 2, UNIL_Sinv_3.0, whole genome shotgun sequence genomic DNA contains:
- the LOC113002998 gene encoding alpha-tocopherol transfer protein-like yields the protein MSMIRKITLEEEMKKNPQLKLSDIQSLREWCEKQPHLPKIEDSFLALFLHSNYYHIEAAKNTIENYYTTRTHLPEFFGNRDPLGEKELRQVFKVMAYSPLSGVTKEGYAMMYATFVDGDPSHFNLNAVVKYFFMLCDILFLTNGTNNGFVFIGNADKLSFGHVARISPLAAKKALYYVQEAMPVRLKEIHVMNVSPAMELLMNIVKPFMKKEMIDMMHFHSSLESLSKYIPIDALPNETVGSESSIHELDEIQVKRLEDYREWFLQDEATGRVNEALRIGKSKSASDLFGVEGNFRKLDID from the exons ATGTCAATGATAAGAAAAATCACATTAGAGGAGGAAATGAAAAAGAATCCTCAATTGAAGTTATCCGATATACAATCACTGAGAGAATGGTGCGAGAAACAACCCCACTTACCAAAAATTGAGGATAGTTTTCTCGCTTTGTTCCTTCACAGTAATTATTATCACATAGAAGCAGCTAAAAATACAATCGAGAATTATTATACGACTAGGACGCATTTACCAGAATTTTTTGGCAATCGGGATCCACTCGGTGAAAAAGAGCTACGACAAGTCTTCAAAGTCAT gGCTTATTCCCCTCTAAGTGGAGTAACGAAAGAAGGTTACGCGATGATGTATGCAACATTTGTGGATGGTGATCCTTCTCACTTTAACTTGAATGCAGTGGTCAAATATTTCTTCATGTTATGCGACATTCTTTTTCTAACGAATGGTACAAACAATGGTTTTGTCTTTATTGGCAATGCTGATAAACTATCTTTTGGTCATGTCGCGAGAATAAGTCCATTGGCAGCCAAGAAAGCTTTATACTATGTTCAAGAGGCAATGCCAGTGCGTCTAAAAGAAATCCATGTCATGAACGTATCACCTGCCATGGAATTGCTCATGAATATTGTCAAACCTTTTATGAAGAAAGAGATGATAGACATG ATGCATTTTCATTCATCATTGGAAAGCCTTTCCAAATACATTCCGATAGACGCGCTGCCGAACGAGACGGTTGGATCAGAAAGTTCAATACATGAATTAGACGAAATTCAAGTGAAGCGACTCGAAGACTATCGTGAATGGTTCTTGCAGGACGAAGCAACCGGGCGTGTTAACGAAGCGTTGAGAATTGGCAAGAGCAAGTCAGCGAGTGATTTGTTCGGTGTAGAGGGTAACTTTAGAAAACTCGATATAGATTAA